The DNA sequence TAAATACATCTGATATTAATTTAAATAAAATAGAATATCCTATAAGAAGAAGATTTGGATTTATAGATATAGATCCAGTTTTTGAAAATATAGATTTAAGAAATTATATGGGAGATTATATTGGAGTTGAAATGGCAGATAAGGTTGTTTGTAAGATGAGTCAAGTAAATAAATTAATAGAAGATGAACCAAGTTTAGGTAAAAAATATAGGATAGGTCAAAGTTATTTTATGATAAATGAAAAAATAGATGAATATCAAGTACATAGTTGGTATAGGCAAGTAATAAAAAGGGATATAGAACCTTTACTAAGAGACTATATAGGTGAAAAGGATGAAAGCTATATAGAAAGTATAATGAAAATTTTATTAAGTGATTAAAAGTCTTAAATATTAAAGATATTTAAGACTTTTTATTTATATAGAGGATTTTATATAAATTGGTATATAATTAAGATAATTATATATCGAGCATGGAGGGTTGAATAATGGATGCAAAGGAAAGAAGAGGAAAGATTTTAGAAATATTAAAAAAATCAAATGAACCTACAAGTGGAGCTAGCTTATCTAAGTTATTAAATGTAAGTAGACAGGTTATAGTTGGAGATATAGGTTTACTTAGAGCTTCAGGAGAAGAAATTATATCTACTCCAAAAGGATATTTAATAAAAAGTGAAGAAAAGGATGATTACATAGTCAAAACTATCGTTTGTAATCACCCAAAAGACTGTATTGAAGAGGAACTTAATCTAATAGTAGATGAAGGAGCAACAATATTAAATGTTATAGTAGAGCATAGCCTATATGGACAATTAACAGGCAATCTACATATATCATCTAGAAGGGATGTTAAATCATTTATTAAAAACTTAGAAAATGATTCTGCAAATCCTTTATCGCAATTAACAGATGGAATACATTTACATACAATAAAGTGTGAGAATGAGGAAATTTTACAAAGCGTACTAAAATCATTAAAAGAAAAAGGGTATGCTTTATAGAGTTGACAAAATAAGGTTATGACTATACACTTGTAATTAAAGGTGTCTTTACATATTGATATATAAGTGTATAGGGGGATATATGATGAATCGTAAAACGAACACTAAATCTATTGTATTATCAGCATTATTATGTGCATTAGGAATTATAATACCAATGTTTTCACCAATTAAATTGATACTTGAGCCAGCATCTTTTACATTAGCTAGCCATGTTCCTATATTTATAGCTATGTTTATTTCACCATCTACAGCTATCTTCGTTACATTAGGAGCAACAGTTGGATTTTTATTAGGGGGATTTCCTATAGTGGTTGTATTTAGAGCACTAAGCCATTTAATATTTGTTTTTATAGGGTCACTTTACTTGAAAAAGCATAAAAATACTATAAAAAGTATAAAAACATCTTTAGGTTTTTCGTTTATTATAGGGGCTATACATGCGTTAGGAGAGATATTGGTTGTTTTACCATTTTACTTTGGAAATGGACTATCAAGTGGATATTATGAAAAAGGGTTTATTACATCGGTATTAATGTTAGTTGGAATTGGAACTATAATTCATAGTATGCTTGATTTTGGATTATCTGTATACATATGGAATTTAATGCCTAAAGAAGTTAGAAAAATAAATGATATTAAAAAAACCATAAAGGCTTAAAAACAAACAAGATTAGTAAAAACTTACTAATCTTGTTTATTTTTTTATATTTTTATATAAAAATTTAATATATATATTAAAAATAATGGTAAAATAAGTTATAATATATAATGTATGAGGAAAAATAATCTAAATATAGGAAATTATACACAAATTCACAAAAAATTCATATTAGACGTATAATATAGTATATGAAGTAAAAATATGAAGTTTTGCGATTTAAAGGTTACAAAAAAACTACAAATTTTGAAAATTTATTGATAATTTAGTATAGGTTAAATTTGAAGGGAGATTAAGTATGTTTGATAGAAAGATTGCAACAGCTGTATCAATAACATCGTTAGGGATAGT is a window from the Paraclostridium sordellii genome containing:
- a CDS encoding transcription repressor NadR gives rise to the protein MDAKERRGKILEILKKSNEPTSGASLSKLLNVSRQVIVGDIGLLRASGEEIISTPKGYLIKSEEKDDYIVKTIVCNHPKDCIEEELNLIVDEGATILNVIVEHSLYGQLTGNLHISSRRDVKSFIKNLENDSANPLSQLTDGIHLHTIKCENEEILQSVLKSLKEKGYAL